CCTCACTCTCCATGTAGGGAGATGGGGCGGCATAGTTGTGCTGCTGGTGGATGGGAAGGCATCGTTTGAGGATCAGCTCGCTGGACTGAGCCCTCCCGGGACCCAGGGCTGCGTTCTTGGGACGCACAGTGATGGTGAATGTGGTGACAGCCTTGGTGTTGGAGGAGGAACGCCGCTTCTCCACAGTGACCACGTCGatttcctcctcttcatcttcctcttcatcatcttcatcatctgaGAGAAAGATGCTAGTTACTCTCATGTGAGAACCATTTGAATGAAATTCACATATGTATCCATGTTAATATGTATGCTTATCTGTCTCTTCCGGCAGACCCTGGCAGACTGCTATTTTTATGGGTCCATCAACATAGATGTGGACAgttatgtatttgttttagatctctttaaattaaatatatctgtaggccggacgtggtgactcacacctggaaatcccagcaatttgggaagcggacgcgggcagatcacctgagatgaggagttcgagatcagcctggccaacatggtgaacaaccgtctctactaaaaatacaaaactttgctgggcgtggtggcatgctcctgtaatcccagctactcaggaggctgaggcaggagaatgacttgaacccgggaggcggaggttgcagtgagcccagatcataccactgcactccagcctgggcaacaagagcaaaactccgtatcgaaaacaaaaacaaaacaaaaaaaccccccatacatacatacatacatatacatatatgtatgtatattaatttttcttccccATACCCCAACTGTGCTTTCAGCCTCCATTCAAGACTTTAGCAGGtggtagaaataaatataaagaacttGGCCTTTAGGGTCAGACAGAATCCTGGCTCCACTGCAGACTAGTTGCATGACCCTGGTCAAGTTACCCAGCCTTtctaagcctctgtttcctcagctATTAAATGGGGATGATACCACTTTGACAGATAACATGTAGACTTAGCATAGAGCTGAGCCTAGTAgacagatgctcagtaaatggtaaCTTTTATCATAATCACCAGTCTGCCCTGTGGACTTATTTACATTTCTAGCTCCACACTTAAAGAGTTGAGGCCTCTCATTTTAGGAGCCTCATTTAGCAGTTTACACATGGTTGTGTTTGATTTTAAGTCCTTAAACAAACTTGAGGAACAATTtaattaactgaagaaaaaaaaacaacttttcgtCCACAAACCTGAGTTTTATACAATAAGcagtttttcatttaacaaaGATCAAATCTTAACGACAAAGCCATAATCCACAGTTGGTATAAACCCCCGAATGGGAGCAGCTCTCCTCAAAGCCAccaataataacagcaacaacaaaaacgtGTAGCATCATGTGCTCATTCTTCCCCTCTCTCCTCATTGACTACCACGCTGGGGTAgaaaattattgtttaaaatacAAGCATGAAAATCAAAACATATCTTCTGCTTGATCTGAAGGGGACCGGAAAGCTGAACAATTGTGGGATTTGTTCTAAAGCCGAAATGTGAGGCTGTTCCAGTCTGTGGGTCCCTTTAAGCCAATGTTTTGGTTTTCTGCCAAGAAGACAGCTGTTGGAAGGAAGTGCTTCCTCACCGAAAGCTGTCAAGGCGCAGACATTAAAGGGACAGAGCCGTTTCAAACTGGAGGCTTATCACCAAGTTTCCTTCCAGGAGCCTCAAAGATCTCTCCTCAGCCCAGAAGTAAATTTAGGCTTGTTATCCACCTGCATTCTGAAAACACTGGTTTTCAAAGTCCAAGGCGGGTCCCAGCTCCCTGCTCCAAGGACAAGGCAATGCCACCCTTTGGGTTGAGTTCTGTTCGTCCAGACCCCCAGGGAAAGGCTTGGTTTTAACTCTTCCCTTCAGCTTAAGACACAGACAAATGAACACAATAGAACTAATCAGTGAGTCCTCCCAGGATGCGAGCATTCCTGGAGAGGCTGCTGAGTGCCTGCCCTCACCTTCAAGGGCACTGGGTTACAGATACAACTCACATCTCAAATTAGGCCTGGAATTCAGGCTGGAAGACAAAACTAGAGCCAGTTTTCACTGCACACTGGAAAGAGGAGGCCCCTTGAGAATGTACACAACTGCTGTTGCACTTGCAGCCAGCTgctgaatggagggagggagggtgcccccaccacccccagcctttcAGATCCCGGGCCCGCCTGCTGGCCTCGCATATCGCCGCCTGCTGGCCACGCACCAGGAGCAAATAGCCCACCACCCACCGAGGATGGGGGAAGGGAAAGGTACCgacatttgaagaaaaaaaaaaagaatagaaaatcgGCTCTAGCCATCTGTGCAACCCTCCTATAAGTTCCTGCGCCTTAAACAGAGCTTTGCACAGCCCTTGAATCTTCTCGGGATGTCTTTCCCTCCCCTGACCTGGGCCGGAGAGTCCCTTTCACCCCTGCGCTAACAGGTTTCTGTCCAGGCAGTGCACCCAGCAACCCCCTAAACCCCCACCCGGTTTAGCCACCAACTTTCTCCAATTTTATTCCTCAGACTGCGCTGCAAAAGAGAGGTGGGGGACGGGGTGAGGGCCCGTGATGGCCTAGAGGAGGGCTCCCCAGGAGAGGGTGGAAGGAACTTTAGTGAAGGCGAGAATTGGAGAGCACCCCTTTTGCAGCGGCCTTCTCTCAGCCCCTTCTCTTTACCCCGAGGAGAGACTTGGGGGAAACAGGACCTCTCTGCCCCTAGCACTGCCTCCAAAATGCTCCCCAGGCCAAGACATACGAGCACTAACAAAGGGGACGCGACCCGGGGTCCAGTGCCCCAGGGAGGCAGCCGGACCCGAGTTCGGTCTTTACCTGAATCGCTCAGGGTGTCCTCTCCGGAGGTACTGAGGGCCTTGTGGTCGCCGCCGCTGGTCTGGCGGCCGCCTGGGCGCGGAGGGGCGACCCCCGGGGCCCCGGCTGGGGCGGCGATACCCGCCCCCGTGGCGACCGCAGGGCCCGCCGCCGGGGCACTGGCCGGGGCTGCGGGCACGGGCGCTGGCTCGCGCTTGTTCACGGGAAAGGGGAAGACCACGGCGGGATCCACGCACTCGGCGGCCGGGTGGGCGAGCTCGGCGGGCAGGGCGGCCCCGGCGCGGCCGGCTCCCGCAGCCCCGCCGTGCCCGCGACCCGCAGGGCTGGCGGCGCCGCCTCCCGGGGACTGGGCGGTGGAACCGGCGGTTGGCGGCCCGCGGCCGTGCTGCAGCTTCTCGCTCACGGCGCGCTCCAGCTTCTCGCGGGCGGAGAAGCCGCTCCACATGCAGTCCTGGAGGATGACCGGGTTGGGGGTGAGGCCACCTAGTCCCCCCAGGCCGAACGCGTCCTCCTCGGCCGGGCTGCCCCACAGCTCGTTCTCAAGCAGCATCTCCGTGACCCAGCTCGGGGGCTCGGAGCTGTGCTCCGCGAAGCCACGGCTGGGCGACAGCGGGGGCGTGGGCAGAAGCTCAAACTTCTTCCAGATGTCCTCCCCCGGGGGGGTCGAGTCGGGGCCGCCGAAGTAGAAGTCATCTTCGTCCGGGTAGAAGCAGGGCTGTAGCGAGTCAAACTCGAGGTCTGGGTTCTTGCAGATCATGCCCGGCATGGTGGACGTGGAGCAGCTCGGCATCGGCTCGCCTCCCGGCCGGCGACTGAGGGCTTCTTTCCGCCCCGCTCGTTTTAATACCGGGGGTGCTTCCTTCCCGTGGGGGGCGCGGAAGGCGGGGGCCGGCGCCGACCTCCAACACTGCAACCGACAGACACACCGGAGAGGGTGGGCAAACGGGGCAGACCGAGGGGATAGGCAATGGGCGCCCCCTCTAACCAGGTTCCCCAAGCTTCCCTCCAAGCCCCCCAGTCTGCCCACTGCTCCCGAAGGTGGAGGAAGTTGTGCCTCTCgctccctccccccctccctccTTTTGTGTACAAGCTGTCTACGacagggggtgggagggggcatgCAGATGCAGGGGGTGGTGGCGAGGCTCCGCAACTTTGGAAACTGCCATTTCATTCACACAAGGCACTGCCTGGGGGAGGGGGCTGTTACTGGCTGCAGAATTCTAGCTCTCACGAGCACGCAGACAACCGCACTCGCAGCGGTGTGGGGCCGGCTGCTCAGGGAATGCCGACCCAGCTACCGGGAATGGTATTTGGAGTACCTTCTACCCCCTCTGTAAAAATGCAACCTCAGGAGTGCAAATGATAGCAGGGGATTTAGAAAActttgcaaataaaaaaaaaagcctttctctAGACAGAGACCAACAACAGACACCCATATCCACAAATCCTTCCCCTCCCCAAATTTGAGCAAACGCCCCTCGGCATTCACCCGCTGCAGGGATACTCCTGCCAATAGCTTATTTGGAAGCTCTCTAAGCCCACCCCTGCTCTTCCAAACCCACAACAACGTCCTcttccagggagggagaggctgaGCCCCTGTTCCCGGGAATGGCAGGGGCGCCCGCGCGAGGAGGGTCGCCGGGAGAGCCGCCTCTCCTCCAAGCTGGAGCAGCCGTGACCCAGATTACGACCGCGGCGGCCTCGCCCTGCCTAATccccccctcttcttcctccagggGCACCCTTTGGAGAAGAACCCCAGCCTGGGGTGGGGACGCACCGGCTCTCCGACAGCTCAAACACAGACAGATCTTCTAGAGCCGAGGGAATTTCTTTTCGCAGAAGCCATTACTCCCCCCGGTAAGGGCTGCAAAAGGATTAGGGCGGGTCTCCTCTAGCCAGGATGCCTTCGGGGCTGGAACTGGCTTTTCTGGGAAAACCCAGAGATGGTTTTGTTTCCGAAGGAGAAACAGTCCCCCGGGCATATTAGGGCGCCCGGTGCGCACGTCGCAATCCCGTCCCAGGGCTTGCCTTGCCCCGGCGCTCGTCGCTTCCCTGGGCGCCGGGCGGTTTGCAAGCCCTGCTCCTTACCTCCCGCCGACTGCAGGGGATCCGGAGGCGATTCTGCGCGGGTGTCTCCGGGTGGGCCGGGGGGGCGGGGGTGTCCTCGGATGGCTACAGTCTGTGCGCGCTTGCGCCTGGCTAGCGCTTGCTCGGCTCCAACACAGTTCCCAGGAGCCCCCCGCATCCACCCAGCGCGTCCAGACAGATGACTGTCACTGCCTGCGCTTTGAAGCTCGGGGGATATTATTAACTGAAAAATCTGACACACCCGGGGGGCGGGGAGAGAAGGGGGCTGTGGCGCAGACaagggggagggagaaaggagaggaaagcgGCTTTACCCCGCCCTCCTGATTTCCATAAAAATCAGGGGAGGCGCCAAGGCTTTCGCGCCAAAAGCCACTTGCTTTTCTTTGCAGAGAGAAGGCTGCAAAGCTGGGAAGCCCAGGGTGTGCTCCTCCCGCCCTTTTGGACCCCCGGGCTTGCACCGGCTGCACTCTGAGAACCAGCTGCGCGCGGAGCGGTGCAATGCAGCACCCACCCTGCGAGCCTGGCAATTGCttgtcattaaaagaaaaaaaattacggAGGGCTCCGggggtgtgtgttggggaggggaGACCGATGCTTCTAACCCAGCCCCCGCTTTGACTGCGTGTTGTGCAGCTGAGCGCGAGGCCAACGTTGAGCAAGGCCTTGCAGGGAGGTTGCTCCTGTGTAATTCCGAAAGAAGGCTAGTCCGAAGGTGCAAAATAGCAGGGAGAGGACGCGCCCCCTTAGGAACAAGACCTCTGGATGTTTCTAGTTTCAAATTGAAAGAAGAGGGGCGCCCCCcttgtttgaaaataaataaataaataagtgcaagCTACGAGGGTGGTGCCGCGGTGGTTTCTTCGGCCGAAGGCGACACCTCGCGGAGACTGAGCAGAAAGCGGAGCTGCCCGGCCTTGGCGCGGACCTGGAGTGCGGCCACTCCGCAAGTCTCCCGCCGCCCCCGCGGGACTGTCCACGCGTCCTCACCACTGCGGAGGAGGAGGCGGCCTGGCTCTGCTTCCTAGGGGGAATGGGCGTACGTTCCCTGCAGCCGTCCCCAGGGCTCCCAAGTTAACCTTTTCAAAGCCACCATTCTCCCCAGTTATGGGCAGGCGAATCTGATTTACCGAGATGGAAGTGCTGTCCACACCTCCTGAGACCCAATCTCGGCTCAAACAGCTTGATTCCAAACTGttgaagggaaaaaggaaagctgCTGTCACTACTTCgtttctttgtgcctcagtttcctcaattgtGAAATGGAGTTCGTAGTGCCTCCTACCTGAGAGTTATGAAAGCTCTTATAAGTCCCCAGCCCATAATAGTTGTGTCAGCTATTATTATGATGATGACCACGACATGCTATTCTTCCGGGGAAAATAACACCCCTCTGTCCAGCAGCAGCATTGGCCCCCTCCCTTCCCGCCACCATCAAATCCTGGCTTTACTTCACTCTGGTCTAGCTTTTCTTACAGGTGTATTTGTTTGCAGGGGGTCAGACATTATTGCCCCTGCCCTCCAAACTCTCCAAAAACAACCCTGATCTCCTGGACAGCCCTCTTCACAACCAAATACACAGTGAGGTGGGATTTTGCCTTGAAAAACATTCCTTAGGCTTGTTTGGAGAGAGGGGAACTTGGCCCTGGGATTGGGGTGGGAAGGCTTCCCCGTCTCTCCCTACTTTTTTCTCCAAACTGGAAATGCCATTCTCCATCGCCCCCATCTCTTCACCTCACCATTGGATCTAGTTAAGGAGGATGATGCTGAGGGTCAGGGGGCAACCCATAAAATGCTCACAGATTAGCATTTGTGAAGGCCTTTCCAGCCCTGACCCTGGACGCCTACAGAGCTCTAGGGAGAAAGATTCCCAGAGTCCTAGGAAGAGGCCCATGAATGCGGATGAGCAGCCCTTCCAAGCacctttattattgttatttcccTCACAAATGTAAAAGCCTTCATCTTTGCAAAAGCCTTTTACAGCCCCACTTCTGCTTTTCCCTAGCCCCCTAATCGCCACCAAGCCCTCCTGCTGAATTCTCGCCTAGCATCCTGTCCTTTCCTGTCCAGCACTCACCTCCATTTGTAATGATCCATGCCTAGGAGTATTTGTTTAGTGCTCACTTCCGTGACACTGTGGAAGACAGGCTCAGTCTCCCTCACTAACCTGTGACCTGGGTCACTTTTGCTCCAGAGGGGATCCTCACGGCGCAGCAGCGTACCTGTGTATAGTAAGTACTCATGGTATTGTTCAAGACCAAGATCACCGAATGAGTCCTTCTAAGGTGGCCAGATCTTCTGTGGCAGGACTGTGAAAATAGGCCAGGATGGGTTCAGTTGCTCCGATTTAAAGTCCTACCTTTGTCCTTTCTCATCAGATGAATGACCATCACTAGGTCATTCACCCTTTGTCGAGGGACAAGGTGTAGCAGAAAAGGGGGACAGAGGGACAGGAGACCTGGTTACTCTACATGCCTTTGAGCAAATCATTTATACTTCCTGGACCTCAATCTCTAATCTCCTGCTTTTAATGCAAGCCAGTAATTACTGACAAGTCTGAATCTGAAGGTTAACAGAacgataaaattcaatatttattggTTACCTTCATTTGTAAGTAGAAAGATAAAAGACTTTGTACATGGAGAAAACATGCTAATGCTGATTCTTAGTCTGCTTATAGAGAAGCCTGAAAATCCctcttaaaaatgttgaaatacTTCAACTAtgtgaacacacacaaaacaaatccTCATATGGTTTCAAAGCCAAGGTTTTGTTCAGTACTGccgtggtttgaatgtgtcccccaaaaaaaaCACATGTTGAAAGTTTAAcccccagtgcaacagtgttggaGGGGAGGTCCCCAAATGCCAGTGGGACCTAGACCCCAGCCAGTGTCCAGGCTCTTGACACCATCAAGAGAATGAATTCAAAGACCAGTTGGAAAATAGTGAAAGTACGATTTATTGCAAAGGGAAAAGTACACACTCAAGAAAAGGGAATATGGGTGTACTTGAGAGACTCACACGAAAGGGGGTTTGGGGCTGCTACCTTTACGGGTTTCTTTAACCAAGAGGCGGAATATTCATGATCATTCCTAGAAAAAGGAGGAGATTTCTCAGAACTGTGACACCACCTATTTTTACACCAAATATGGGTGTTCTCGGAAGTGTCATGATGCTAGTGGGGTGTGTGATTTAGTATGTTAATGAGCGTATAATGAGGTCCTAGGAGAAACCTAGGTCAAATCCAGTGCCATGCTGGGTTCAGTGGGTCTTAGCCAGCTTGGTCTACACTCTGTTTTTCACGGTCTTAGCCCATGGCCTCTGCAGCCATTTCAACAGTTTCCTTTTGCTAGTCATGTGAAATTGCTGCCCAAAATCTTCTATTATTCTGCAGCCACCTTGTATTATTCCTGTCTCAGGACCTAATgtgaggtgtttaggtcatgagggctccactcttgtgaatggattaatgctaattataaaagggcttgaggctgggagtttgatctcttgctctttcttcctttttcctgccAGGGGATGGTACACCATGAAGGCCCTCAGCAattgctgacaccttgatattggacttctcagcctccagaaacatgagaaatacatttcttttctttataaattacccagtctgtgctattaggttatagcaacacaaaatgaactgAGACAAGTACCCATCTATTACTGTGTCTGAGCCCCTGGGTGGGTTTGGAACAGAGGTAAGTTAAGGTGCAGCCGCAAGGAGCTCACTGTGGACCAGGGAAGGAGACCCACATCTGAAATGGATGCCTCAATCTAATGACCAACTGCTAGGATAGAGTTATACACAGCATTTGGTTTATAATTAAGGTGATTTTTGAGAGAGGAGAATATTTTAGTTTACAAATCTCCTCTTtactaagacacacacacacaaagaaacaacACACGTACACATGTTGAGAAGGGCCCAAATCATGACTGGCTAGGAGAGCAACAGCCTCTAGATGGTTTTTCCAGATTGTGAATTAAAGATCTGCtgggttggccaggcatggtggctcacgcctgtaatcctggcacttcaagagtctgaggagggcagatggcttgagcccaggattttgagaccggcctgggcaacatggtgaaaccctgtctctacaaaaaatataaaaattagctaggcgtggtgggtgcgtgcctgtgattccagctacttgggatgctgaggcaggaagatcacctgagcccagggagatcaaggctgcagtgtgccatcatcataccactgcactccagcctggatgacagagtgagaccttgtctcaaaagaaaaaaaaaaaagatctactgGGTCTGTCTTCAGGGACAAGAGCACAGTTTCTCCTAGGATCTTCACACCTCCCTCAAAATGTGTACATTTTTactgattaaataatttaaaaatccttgGGATCGATTGACTTCATTTGGAAAACAGTAAAGCTAGTTCTCTGCCTAacccaaatgcaaaaaaaataaaagggcaggggaggggtgggggtgctggACGTAAGAATTTTACTATGTTAAAAAGATGACAACAGTAATAGAAAATACTTGCCATATATATGAGTCAAAGATTAGATCCCAGGTATACAAAGAGCTCCCACAAATTGAACAGAAAAAAACGGGCAGACAGAAATATGACTCTAGGATATGAGCAGGTAATTTACTGaataagaaatgcaaattgtcaataaacatatgaaaagatgctcaacttcacCGGTAGtcaggggaatgcaaattaaatctcAGTGAGATTAACATTTTTGGGTCTAGCAGATTGGCCCAAAGTACCAGCCAGCCtggggagtgggggcaggggCCTCACATACAGTGTTGGTGTGCCTGCCCCAAGAGGAAAAGCAATTCCACTCTTCATGATCCATCCTACGAGAAATAATAACACAAACACATAAAAGCATATAAACCAGAATGTGTGTGGCTGCATCATTCTCAATAACAAAAATACTATAAGCAATCTAAATATccataacaaaaacaaattaaacaggAGAATGGTATGTAATATATCCATGCAGTGGAATTACATACACCCACTAAAAATAATGTGTTAGATCTATAGTTACAGACTTGGGAAATGTTCCTGAACATGAAGGAAAATAAGCAAGGTATAGGTCAATCTGTCTGGCATTTTGGATATATATGTACTTAGATATATCTGCATCAACCCCCCAGTAACAAATTGAGAAGAATGTGCACCAAGTTGCTAACAGGGGTTTACTTCGAAGAAGACAATCAGTCAGGTGGAGGGAGAAACTTTCTTCTtgatataacttttatttatttattttatttttttgagacagtttcgctctatcatccaggctggagtgcagtggcgtgatcccggctcactgcaacctctgcctcccgggttcaa
The genomic region above belongs to Gorilla gorilla gorilla isolate KB3781 chromosome 12, NHGRI_mGorGor1-v2.1_pri, whole genome shotgun sequence and contains:
- the MYCN gene encoding N-myc proto-oncogene protein isoform X2, which gives rise to MRGAPGNCVGAEQALARRKRAQTVAIRGHPRPPGPPGDTRAESPPDPLQSAGVLEVGAGPRLPRPPREGSTPGIKTSGAERSPQSPAGRRADAELLHVHHAGHDLQEPRPRV
- the MYCN gene encoding N-myc proto-oncogene protein isoform X1, with protein sequence MKWQFPKLRSLATTPCICMPPPTPCRRQLVHKRREGGREREAQLPPPSGAVGRLGGLEGSLGNLVRGGAHCLSPRSAPFAHPLRCVCRLQCWRSAPAPAFRAPHGKEAPPVLKRAGRKEALSRRPGGEPMPSCSTSTMPGMICKNPDLEFDSLQPCFYPDEDDFYFGGPDSTPPGEDIWKKFELLPTPPLSPSRGFAEHSSEPPSWVTEMLLENELWGSPAEEDAFGLGGLGGLTPNPVILQDCMWSGFSAREKLERAVSEKLQHGRGPPTAGSTAQSPGGGAASPAGRGHGGAAGAGRAGAALPAELAHPAAECVDPAVVFPFPVNKREPAPVPAAPASAPAAGPAVATGAGIAAPAGAPGVAPPRPGGRQTSGGDHKALSTSGEDTLSDSDDEDDEEEDEEEEIDVVTVEKRRSSSNTKAVTTFTITVRPKNAALGPGRAQSSELILKRCLPIHQQHNYAAPSPYMESEDAPPQKKIKSEASPRPLKSVIPPKAKSLSPRNSDSEDSERRRNHNILERQRRNDLRSSFLTLRDHVPELVKNEKAAKVVILKKATEYVHSLQAEEHQLLLEKEKLQARQQQLLKKIEHARTC
- the MYCN gene encoding N-myc proto-oncogene protein isoform X3 gives rise to the protein MRGAPGNCVGAEQALARRKRAQTVAIRGHPRPPGPPGDTRAESPPDPLQSAGDDEDDEEEDEEEEIDVVTVEKRRSSSNTKAVTTFTITVRPKNAALGPGRAQSSELILKRCLPIHQQHNYAAPSPYMESEDAPPQKKIKSEASPRPLKSVIPPKAKSLSPRNSDSEDSERRRNHNILERQRRNDLRSSFLTLRDHVPELVKNEKAAKVVILKKATEYVHSLQAEEHQLLLEKEKLQARQQQLLKKIEHARTC